CGCAAATTTTCtgaataatataaatacGGCTAGTGCAATTGGGATACCCGATTCCCTTCTCTTACAGGAAAAGCAAACTTCACCCccaacaaaacaacaaagaCATTTCACAAATGGCTTCTGTAGTAGATCAGGTGCATATGAGCATGAATGCCACTGCGCATGCAGCTGGCGCTGCAAGCGCAGGCGCTGTCATGGCTGCCCCATCGCTTCTAGACAAGTTGCAAGGCATGTCCTACTTGCAAATGTTTGTTACATTGATTTGTGGTGTGCTGGTGTGGGACCAGGTCTCCTACCAGATGAAGAAAGGTAACATCGCTGGTCCTCGTTTCAAAGTCTACCCTATCATCGGTCCTTTCTTGGAGTCCCTAGACCCCAAGTTCGAAGAGTACAAGGCCAAGTGGGACAGCGGTCCATTGTCCTGTGTCTCCATCTTCCACAAGTTCGTCATCATCGCCTCCACCAGAGACCTGGCTAGAAAAGTGTTGCAAGCTCCAAAGTACGTCAAGCCATGTGTTGTCGACGTGGCCGTCAAGATCCTGAGACCAAGCAACTGGGTGTTCCTGGACGGTAAAGCCCACACCGACTATAGAAAGTCCCTGAACGGTTTGTTCACTAAGACCGCCTTGGCCCAGTACTTGCCTCCTTTGGAAGAATTGATGGACAAGTACATCGAGAAGTTCGTCGAATTGTCCAAGGAAAACAACTACGAGCCACAGATCTTCTTCCATGAAATGAGAGAGATCCTGTGTGCTTTGTCCCTAAGATCCTTCTGTGGTGACTACATCAGCGAGGACCAGATCAGAAAGATCGCTGACGACTACTACTTGGTCACCGCCGCTTTGGAATTGGTCAACTTCCCAATCATCCTGCCTTTCACCAAGACCTGGTACGGTAAGAGAACTGCAGACATGGCTATGAAGATTTTCGAGTCCTGTGCCCAAAGAGCTAAGGACCACATCGCCGCCGGTGGTAAGCCAATCTGTGTTATGGACAACTGGTGTAAATTGATGCACGATGCTAAGAACCGTACCGACGATGACTCTAGACTACTGCACAGAGAATTCACTAACAGAGAAATCTCCGAGGCCGTCTTCACTTTCTTGTTCGCTTCTCAAGATGcttcctcttctttggCTTGTTGGTTGTTCCAAATCGTCGCTGACAGACCAGATGTCTTGGCTAAGATCAGAGAAGAACAATTGCGTGTCCGTGAAGGTGACATTAACAAAAGATTGGACATTGACTTGGTAGACAAGATGGAATACACTCACATGGTCGTTAAGGAAACTTTGCGTTACAGACCTCCAGTCTTGATGGTCCCATATGTCGTCAAGAACAAGTTCCCAGTTGTACCAGACTACCAAGCTCCAAAGGGTTCCATGCTTATCGCCACTTTGTACCCAGCCCTACACGACCCAGAAGTTTATGAAAACCCAGATGATTTTATCCCAGAAAGATGGGTCGAAGGTTCTCCAGCTAACGAAGCTAAGAAGAACTGGTTGGTCTTCGGCTGTGGTCCACACGTTTGTCTAGGTCAAACCTATGTCATGATTACCATGACTGCTTTGATCGGTAAGTTCGCTCTATTCACTGACTTCAAGCACAAGGTCACTCCATTGAGTGAAAAGATTAAAGTCTTCGCTACTATCTTCCCTAAGGATGATCTATTGCTAAGCTTCAAGAAGAGGGATCCAGTTACTGGAGAAATCAAGGAATAAATCTAAACATTTTTGCTTGGTATATGTGGGACTGTAGTCTTCACTTATTTCCGTCAAAATTTCTtatgatattgaaattttacctgaaaatattgaaaaaaaaaaaaaaaagacaaaaaaaagcttCATTCCTATTGCAAATCTTTCCCAGTTACATTACTTATTATGATATTATAGTATCtcaaattcttcttctcatgAATTTACGATCTTTGTAACTGATCTGGGTCAtgtatttgtattgatGGTCTCTATTGATTTgtattttcttattttatattatgttAGTTTTCTATAGAGTATTTATTCTTAAATGACAATTTTATGTGGTTGAAACGGAACTGTGTTTGTGATATAATAGTGGTTAAATTTCTTGCAGAAATATAGGCTTGAAGACTTGTTCAGATGCAGTTTAATTGATAAATTCCAATACTATATTTATACAATACTTATCATAACAAACTTATAAAGCGACTATCAGTCAAATGTGATCTTCTTACCAGCAAATTTAGcatttttctctttatcCTCAGCCATCTTCTTTGCAACCCAGGAAGGATGATCTTCAATTTTCTCAAGCTTCTTTCTATGCTCTTCTTTCTCCCTTTTAATTTCAGCTTTCTTGGCTTGATATTCTTCGTTTTGCTCGGCTCTAGCAGCTCTCTTTGCAACACGTTCTTCGTATTCGGCTTGCCTTTTCCTCTTTTTCTCCATttccttttcaatttcccTTTGGACATGCTTAGCTTTGGAACCATACTTTTGTTCCCATATCTTTCTTCTAGCTCTTTGACCTCTtctattcttcttttgagGTTTGATTTCAATTTGCTCCTTAGCAATATCGTCAACCTCTatctcttcatcactaccTCCACTGACGTAGCCAACCATAAGTTCTGGTAATTTtgccttttctttcttcttcagtttaGGCACTGGTTCTTGCTTTCCAATACGTTCTGAagtttcatcttctgaAGCAGAAGATTTCGCAGaatcttcctcttcatcactTTCATCATCTGAACCGACAAGCATTCCGTCATATTGCTTCAGTAgctcatcctcatcaatattttcattataccTTGGATCATCATTGTCTGAATAACCAAAATCATCACCAGAAGCATCTTCATTCTCTTCTTCGTGTTGTTTTGAAGATGTTTTAGTagattttttcttctcttgttGTTTTTGTAGTCTTTTCTGTTTGttgatattcaaaaataaatctaGACTATCGTCGAATTGATCCATCATCtgtttgtatttctttccATTCATGACACGACTAATTAGTGCATCGCATGATTTTATCTTAGTAACATCCTCATTCCATACCTTACTTGggttatatttattattcttgtCTGTCCACATCTTTACGTATTCATGGTCAGCAGCCCATTTAGGAATTCTTTTGTCAGATACCTCTTCGTTTGCACTTGCGATGTTAGCCGATGACTTTTGAAGTTTCGATATTATAAATTTGATTGCTTTCGACTTTGTCACAATTTCACAGAAGTCATGCAAACCTGCATCTCCAGCACCATATTTGGCTTCAACTGCTTCTAGCACTGGTTGAAATACTGATTTATCATTGCTAACAATGCTCTTTATAGTCTTGAAAAGATAATTATTGACATGCTTCTCCACATTGTGTATTTTACGATTCAATATCTCTACTCTGACTTCTTTCAAATCTGAACGaaccttttctttatcagaAGATTCCAAAATCTTTGTTACTTTcttattattcttcttaCCTTTTGCGTTGAAAAACCTTTGGGTAAATGGGAATCTCGgttcaaatttttcatgTGTCTCTTGTAGGTAATGCCATTGGTATTCCAATCTATCTAATTTCAGTAACAGATTCTCTTTAGACATCTCTTGCCGATTTTAAGTCTAGGTATCTCTTCGGTTGCTGGTACACAAATAAATTTCAAGTTGAGCTGAACTTTATTCTATCTATCGCTGTAACTTAACGGGAAGTTCCTAAGATATTGTCTTTTTATTGTACATATTGATATAGTAGAATTCTCAAATAATTAAAGAGTTTTAACAATACTGGATTCCAGTCGATGAGATCAACTTTTCTCGATGCTCTGCGaattttttcagaaatttttttttcatctgaACGTTAGGCCAAATATGCGATGAGCCGTGTATAGTTATAAGAATATAAGGGCTATACAAATTTACCATGCATAGATTTTACACAAGATTACTTTCTGGAACTATTTTGTCAATTGTTGGAATCTTAAGACTCTGAATTCTGGTTAGGGCTTTTACTCATAGAtactac
This is a stretch of genomic DNA from Nakaseomyces glabratus chromosome M, complete sequence. It encodes these proteins:
- the ERG5 gene encoding C-22 sterol desaturase (CAGL0M07656g~Putative C22 sterol desaturase), which gives rise to MASVVDQVHMSMNATAHAAGAASAGAVMAAPSLLDKLQGMSYLQMFVTLICGVLVWDQVSYQMKKGNIAGPRFKVYPIIGPFLESLDPKFEEYKAKWDSGPLSCVSIFHKFVIIASTRDLARKVLQAPKYVKPCVVDVAVKILRPSNWVFLDGKAHTDYRKSLNGLFTKTALAQYLPPLEELMDKYIEKFVELSKENNYEPQIFFHEMREILCALSLRSFCGDYISEDQIRKIADDYYLVTAALELVNFPIILPFTKTWYGKRTADMAMKIFESCAQRAKDHIAAGGKPICVMDNWCKLMHDAKNRTDDDSRLLHREFTNREISEAVFTFLFASQDASSSLACWLFQIVADRPDVLAKIREEQLRVREGDINKRLDIDLVDKMEYTHMVVKETLRYRPPVLMVPYVVKNKFPVVPDYQAPKGSMLIATLYPALHDPEVYENPDDFIPERWVEGSPANEAKKNWLVFGCGPHVCLGQTYVMITMTALIGKFALFTDFKHKVTPLSEKIKVFATIFPKDDLLLSFKKRDPVTGEIKE
- the BUD22 gene encoding Bud22p (CAGL0M07678g~Ortholog(s) have role in maturation of SSU-rRNA and 90S preribosome, nucleolus localization); amino-acid sequence: MSKENLLLKLDRLEYQWHYLQETHEKFEPRFPFTQRFFNAKGKKNNKKVTKILESSDKEKVRSDLKEVRVEILNRKIHNVEKHVNNYLFKTIKSIVSNDKSVFQPVLEAVEAKYGAGDAGLHDFCEIVTKSKAIKFIISKLQKSSANIASANEEVSDKRIPKWAADHEYVKMWTDKNNKYNPSKVWNEDVTKIKSCDALISRVMNGKKYKQMMDQFDDSLDLFLNINKQKRLQKQQEKKKSTKTSSKQHEEENEDASGDDFGYSDNDDPRYNENIDEDELLKQYDGMLVGSDDESDEEEDSAKSSASEDETSERIGKQEPVPKLKKKEKAKLPELMVGYVSGGSDEEIEVDDIAKEQIEIKPQKKNRRGQRARRKIWEQKYGSKAKHVQREIEKEMEKKRKRQAEYEERVAKRAARAEQNEEYQAKKAEIKREKEEHRKKLEKIEDHPSWVAKKMAEDKEKNAKFAGKKITFD